A DNA window from Vanessa cardui chromosome 16, ilVanCard2.1, whole genome shotgun sequence contains the following coding sequences:
- the LOC124536252 gene encoding prolactin-releasing peptide receptor-like, which produces MLSGYNGSFDDISMIKYASAAMNLNGTSFVGGVLILTKTLTGESVEVIDEPKSNRTTDIIDVKIVQVAFCILYSIIFVLGVFGNVLVCYVVFRNRAMQTVTNLFITNLALSDILLCVFAVPLTPMYTFIGRWVFGRLLCHLMPYAQGTSVYISTLTLTSIAIDRFFVIIYPFHPRMKLNTCIFIIIFIWVFSLVVTCPYGLFMGIQITNNKTYCEESWPSDKSRKIFGVFTTVLQFLIPFLVIAICYTCVSLRLNDRARSKPGAKNTRREEADRDRKRRTNRMLISMVAIFGISWLPLNLINIFNDFYAQMTEWNYYYVSFFLAHSMAMASTCYNPFLYAWLNENFRKEFKQVLPFFESTGGVRNSYHSGRMPTHKTDKICNGNETIQETLLASSFNRGPSIKQRIFDGGKKDNGVEIENILLEEKNISSTFQPKNENINLQLIDEESQISEPK; this is translated from the coding sequence ATGCTGTCCGGTTACAATGGCAGCTTTGATGATATATCAATGATCAAATATGCGTCCGCTGCTATGAATCTAAACGGCACATCTTTCGTCGGGGGAGTCCTGATTTTGACAAAAACGTTAACAGGAGAATCAGTCGAAGTGATAGACGAACCAAAATCGAATCGAACAACCGATATCATCGATGTGAAAATTGTCCAAGTGGCTTTCTGCATACTCTATTCCATAATATTCGTGCTCGGCGTTTTTGGAAACGTTCTCGTCTGCTATGTTGTCTTCCGAAATCGAGCGATGCAAACTGTCACGAACCTCTTCATAACAAACTTGGCTTTATCGGACATACTACTTTGTGTTTTTGCTGTTCCTTTGACACCTATGTACACTTTTATTGGAAGATGGGTCTTTGGACGATTGTTATGCCATTTAATGCCATATGCTCAAGGGACTAGTGTCTATATTTCCACTCTCACACTAACATCGATAGCGATAGACAGATTCTTTGTCATTATTTATCCCTTTCATCCAAGAATGAAGCTTAACACTTgcatattcattataatatttatttgggtATTTTCTTTAGTCGTCACATGTCCTTATGGACTCTTTATGGGGATCCAAATaacgaataataaaacatactgcGAGGAAAGTTGGCCATCTGACAAATCGAGAAAAATCTTTGGAGTCTTCACGACTGTTTTACAATTCCTTATACCATTTTTAGTTATAGCGATATGTTATACGTGCGTTAGTTTAAGATTAAACGACCGAGCTCGGTCGAAGCCAGGTGCTAAAAATACAAGAAGGGAAGAAGCAGACAGAGATAGAAAAAGAAGAACGAATAGGATGCTCATATCCATGGTCGCTATATTTGGCATATCTTGGTtgccattaaatttaataaatatatttaacgactTCTACGCTCAGATGACGGAGTGGAATTATTATTACGTTTCCTTCTTTCTCGCACATTCTATGGCAATGGCATCGACATGCTATAACCCTTTCCTGTACGCGTGGTTAAATGAGAATTTTAGAAAGGAGTTCAAACAAGTTCTACCGTTTTTCGAATCGACAGGAGGTGTTCGGAACAGCTATCACTCAGGGAGGATGCCTACCCATAAAACTGATAAAATATGCAACGGTAATGAAACGATTCAAGAAACGTTATTAGCGTCTTCTTTCAATAGAGGACCGTCAATAAAACAACGGATATTTGACGGTGGAAAGAAAGACAATGGTGTTGAGATTGAAAACATTCTGTTAGAAGAGAAGAATATCTCATCAACGTTTCAACCAAAGAAtgagaatattaatttacagtTAATAGACGAAGAATCACAAATCAGCGAACCGAAGTAG